In Treponema primitia ZAS-2, a genomic segment contains:
- a CDS encoding Ig-like domain-containing protein → MKKKRILEAKNAFLPALGLLVLGGLLVLAGCDSSTNPTPTPLIGFYTVTVVQSTGGTISASPNTAVAAGTTVTVTVTPDTEYVFTEGSLAYNGIPIAAGVYTFPMPAANVTVTGSFTHTYTITPSAGIQHGSISADSPAKVGDTVTITVTPDPGYVLGTLTYNDGTDHTITGTSFTMPAANVTITGTFISDGTPLFAVTIASGITNGTITASHSTGVAATTTVTVTAAPATGYELTSLVYNDGTDHAITGTSFTMPAANVTITGTFSLSSETNHSVTVASGITNGTISASPFQDVAAGTTVTVTVTPATKYELTPGSLKYNDGTDHTITGNSFTMPAANVTITGAFRLISGTNTYSVILLQVTGGTISASPNTAVTEGTSVTVTANPYSGYELKSGTLKYNNGTTATLITDNSFTMPAADVTITGEFSLIPIPVQSISLPANIELIPTGTLQLNAIVSPDTATNKTLTWTSSDSSKATVTTNGLVKGVSVGTAIITATAADGSGKKAECTVTVKDGKQLSFTFEGFNNQTIDLTKSTNNDISLSNTSQSPLQITLVGDWNSIGWYVDGEQRGSGSSSFVFDLYNSAVGEHTVTVVVYKGIVPYSKELKFRVVK, encoded by the coding sequence ATGAAGAAAAAGAGAATTTTGGAAGCGAAAAACGCCTTTTTGCCGGCCCTTGGGTTGTTGGTATTAGGCGGCCTTCTGGTTCTGGCCGGGTGTGATTCCTCAACGAATCCTACCCCAACCCCACTAATCGGCTTCTATACGGTCACCGTAGTGCAATCCACCGGTGGAACCATTTCGGCAAGCCCCAATACCGCCGTGGCGGCGGGAACCACCGTTACCGTCACGGTGACCCCTGATACAGAGTATGTGTTTACCGAGGGAAGTCTGGCATACAATGGCATACCAATAGCTGCCGGGGTCTACACGTTTCCCATGCCCGCAGCAAATGTAACGGTTACCGGGTCATTCACCCACACTTATACGATCACTCCAAGCGCCGGCATTCAACACGGAAGTATTTCGGCGGATTCCCCTGCGAAAGTGGGAGATACCGTTACCATCACGGTGACCCCTGATCCGGGGTATGTGTTGGGAACCCTGACATACAACGACGGGACAGACCATACCATCACCGGGACTTCCTTTACCATGCCCGCAGCCAATGTGACCATCACCGGGACATTCATCTCTGATGGAACACCCCTGTTTGCAGTTACCATAGCCTCCGGCATTACCAATGGAACCATTACGGCAAGCCACTCAACCGGCGTAGCAGCGACAACCACCGTTACCGTCACCGCTGCCCCTGCTACTGGGTATGAGTTGACAAGCCTGGTATACAACGATGGGACAGACCATGCCATCACCGGAACTTCCTTTACCATGCCCGCAGCCAATGTGACAATTACCGGGACATTCAGCTTAAGTAGCGAGACCAACCACTCAGTCACCGTAGCTTCCGGCATTACCAATGGAACCATTTCGGCAAGCCCCTTCCAAGATGTGGCAGCAGGAACCACTGTTACCGTCACCGTTACCCCTGCTACTAAGTATGAGTTGACGCCGGGATCCCTGAAATACAACGACGGGACAGACCATACCATCACCGGTAATTCCTTTACCATGCCCGCAGCCAATGTGACAATCACCGGGGCATTCCGCTTAATTAGCGGGACCAACACCTATTCAGTCATCCTGCTCCAAGTCACCGGCGGAACCATTTCGGCAAGCCCCAATACCGCCGTGACAGAAGGTACATCTGTTACCGTTACTGCGAACCCTTATTCGGGATATGAGTTGAAATCGGGAACCCTGAAATACAACAATGGGACGACAGCCACTCTCATCACCGATAATTCCTTTACCATGCCCGCAGCCGATGTGACGATTACCGGGGAATTCAGCTTAATTCCCATACCCGTCCAATCAATAAGCCTCCCTGCAAACATTGAGCTTATCCCCACCGGTACATTGCAGCTAAACGCTATCGTATCCCCGGATACCGCCACCAACAAAACCCTTACCTGGACATCCAGTGACAGCAGCAAAGCTACGGTTACCACCAACGGGTTGGTGAAAGGCGTAAGCGTAGGTACAGCAATAATCACCGCCACAGCCGCAGACGGCAGCGGAAAAAAGGCTGAGTGCACAGTAACGGTTAAAGACGGCAAGCAGTTGTCCTTTACCTTTGAAGGGTTTAATAACCAAACCATTGATCTCACCAAAAGTACAAATAACGATATTTCCCTAAGCAATACCAGCCAAAGTCCGCTCCAAATAACCTTAGTGGGGGACTGGAATTCTATAGGCTGGTACGTGGATGGGGAGCAGCGCGGGTCTGGCAGCAGCTCTTTTGTTTTCGATCTTTACAACTCTGCCGTCGGAGAGCATACGGTTACCGTGGTTGTGTATAAGGGCATTGTTCCGTATTCAAAGGAACTGAAATTCCGGGTAGTTAAATAA
- a CDS encoding outer membrane beta-barrel protein, whose product MRKILLGCLILLNTGLFCFAQEAVPFDEALQDTLHYLSAKIPDNSTVVALNVQSDSPDLAEYVIDEIHAYTVDTDLFTMVDPQHLAPPLSGELSDEMVQTIGEKLGAQTILSVTISYTDSFYRLRVQAIDVQSAKIQGSRTVTIVPNQLLDSLTGKSHNTATPGELKLLYLGVRGGLSTHFYTLDKSYWGDGREASVSWSGDFAAQLSYQFFTHFALQTEAVFMGDMLVTKNGTLASFSNATVMLPLLAKFTFYPRLFSFSVFGGAYCSIPLQAMTFRIADSDYEYNYSAPFGLILGGTMGIKLGPGTLFGDIRFATDLQATGLSGPWGDLDVYKRNMLFYSLGYELGFIKRGRK is encoded by the coding sequence ATGCGTAAAATCCTATTGGGGTGCCTTATCCTGTTGAATACCGGCCTTTTCTGTTTTGCCCAGGAAGCGGTGCCCTTCGATGAGGCCCTGCAGGATACCCTGCATTATTTAAGCGCCAAGATACCGGACAATTCCACTGTCGTAGCCCTAAACGTCCAGTCCGATTCTCCCGACCTGGCTGAATATGTGATCGACGAAATACACGCCTATACGGTGGATACGGATCTCTTTACCATGGTGGACCCCCAGCATTTAGCCCCCCCATTATCCGGAGAACTGAGCGATGAAATGGTTCAAACCATTGGCGAAAAACTAGGCGCCCAGACCATACTGTCCGTGACCATTTCCTATACCGATAGTTTTTACCGGCTCCGGGTCCAGGCCATTGATGTTCAGTCCGCCAAGATTCAGGGCAGCCGGACTGTAACTATCGTCCCAAACCAACTCTTGGATTCCTTAACAGGGAAGAGCCATAATACTGCCACTCCGGGGGAATTAAAGCTATTGTATCTGGGGGTACGGGGGGGCCTTTCCACCCATTTCTATACCCTGGATAAATCCTATTGGGGAGACGGCCGGGAAGCTTCGGTTTCCTGGTCCGGGGATTTTGCAGCCCAGCTATCGTACCAGTTTTTTACCCACTTTGCCCTGCAAACGGAAGCAGTTTTTATGGGGGATATGCTGGTTACAAAAAATGGCACCCTGGCATCCTTCAGCAACGCTACGGTGATGCTCCCCCTGTTGGCAAAATTCACCTTCTATCCCCGGCTCTTTTCCTTCTCCGTCTTTGGGGGAGCTTATTGTTCTATTCCCCTGCAAGCAATGACCTTTCGTATTGCAGACAGTGACTACGAATATAATTACTCGGCGCCCTTTGGGTTGATCCTCGGCGGGACCATGGGCATAAAACTGGGGCCCGGAACCCTGTTTGGGGATATCCGGTTTGCTACGGACCTGCAGGCCACCGGGCTTTCCGGCCCCTGGGGCGACCTGGATGTATATAAACGAAATATGCTTTTTTATTCCCTTGGTTATGAACTGGGGTTTATCAAGCGGGGAAGGAAATAG
- a CDS encoding NAD+ synthetase: MTVTTFSVLDEILKLYLFQNLSKDEIVKRAGMRNLAKAEFKRRQAPPVLKVSPRAFGMGRRMPIARRVYEIGEGN; the protein is encoded by the coding sequence GTGACTGTCACCACTTTTTCGGTGCTGGACGAGATCCTCAAGCTCTACCTATTCCAGAACCTCTCCAAGGACGAGATCGTCAAGCGGGCTGGGATGAGGAACTTGGCCAAGGCGGAATTCAAGCGCCGCCAGGCCCCGCCGGTGCTCAAGGTAAGCCCCCGGGCCTTCGGCATGGGCCGGCGTATGCCCATAGCGCGGCGGGTGTACGAGATTGGGGAGGGGAATTAG
- a CDS encoding bacterial Ig-like domain-containing protein has product MKMKLNQLLPFVVLPALLLLHSCIGTLDSTDPKHLLDQSGPQAPSLAAISISKMPTKLQYALNEAFDRSGLEVTGAYTDSTTQAETIEDSDITGFDSTSPGTKTITVTKGGKTATFTLIVSPQAADPVLVAITISTLPAKLQYNIGELFVWTGLTVTGTYSDGRTQAETIEDSDITGFDSTSPGTKTITVTKGEKTATFAVIVSPQAANPVLAAITISTLPAKLQYNIGESFARTGLTVSGIYTNGSTLAETIEDADITGFDSTSPGTKTITVTKGEKTATFAVIVSPQAGSPVLAAITISKLPAKLQYNIGEAFVRTGLTVIGTYTDGRTQTETIEDADITGFDSTSAGTKMITITKGGKTAIFAVTINTPIPAATLAAITISSLPRILRYNIGDPFNPDGLIVTGTYTGGITKTEAINSLNITGFDSTSPGTKPITITKGGKTAVFAVIVNPNTGSGGITLIPPPATTEISITKFSADQLEASFGFNNYQWFVDGHAAALVDLSSGDRTLTLSPGKHQVWITAYKQGVPYSAAITIEL; this is encoded by the coding sequence ATGAAAATGAAATTGAATCAATTACTGCCGTTCGTTGTACTGCCGGCACTATTGTTGCTGCATTCCTGCATAGGCACGCTTGACAGTACGGATCCCAAACACCTGTTGGACCAGAGCGGCCCCCAGGCGCCAAGCTTGGCGGCCATTAGCATTTCCAAGATGCCGACTAAGCTCCAATACGCTTTAAACGAAGCTTTTGACCGATCCGGCCTTGAGGTCACCGGCGCCTATACCGACAGCACTACACAGGCCGAAACCATAGAGGATTCCGATATTACCGGCTTTGATTCTACCAGCCCGGGAACTAAAACCATTACGGTTACTAAAGGCGGAAAAACCGCCACCTTTACGCTTATCGTCAGCCCCCAGGCGGCGGATCCTGTTCTGGTGGCTATTACCATTTCTACACTCCCGGCAAAGTTGCAGTACAACATTGGTGAGCTTTTTGTCTGGACCGGCCTTACCGTAACCGGGACCTACAGCGACGGCAGAACCCAGGCCGAGACCATAGAAGATTCCGATATTACCGGCTTTGATTCTACCAGCCCGGGGACTAAAACCATTACGGTTACTAAGGGCGAAAAAACCGCCACCTTTGCCGTTATCGTCAGCCCTCAGGCGGCAAATCCTGTTCTGGCGGCTATTACCATTTCTACACTCCCGGCAAAGCTGCAGTACAACATTGGTGAATCTTTTGCCCGGACCGGCCTTACCGTAAGCGGGATCTATACCAACGGCAGCACCCTGGCCGAAACCATAGAGGATGCCGATATTACCGGCTTTGATTCTACCAGCCCGGGGACTAAAACCATTACGGTTACTAAGGGCGAAAAAACCGCCACCTTTGCAGTTATTGTCAGCCCCCAGGCGGGATCTCCCGTCCTGGCAGCTATTACCATTTCCAAACTCCCGGCAAAGCTGCAGTACAACATTGGCGAAGCTTTTGTCCGGACCGGCCTTACCGTTATCGGTACCTATACCGACGGCAGGACACAAACCGAAACCATAGAGGATGCCGATATTACCGGCTTTGATTCCACAAGCGCCGGAACAAAAATGATTACCATTACTAAAGGCGGAAAAACTGCTATCTTCGCGGTTACCATTAACACGCCTATACCGGCAGCAACTTTGGCGGCTATTACCATTTCCTCCCTGCCTAGGATATTACGGTACAATATTGGCGATCCTTTTAACCCAGACGGCCTTATCGTTACCGGTACCTATACCGGTGGCATCACAAAGACCGAAGCCATAAACAGCTTGAATATTACCGGCTTCGATTCCACAAGCCCCGGAACAAAACCGATTACCATTACTAAAGGCGGAAAAACCGCCGTGTTTGCAGTTATCGTGAACCCCAATACCGGGTCCGGAGGTATCACCCTGATACCCCCGCCTGCAACAACAGAAATAAGCATCACTAAATTTTCGGCAGACCAACTGGAAGCATCCTTTGGTTTTAACAACTATCAATGGTTTGTGGATGGCCATGCTGCCGCCTTAGTCGACCTTAGCAGTGGTGACAGAACCCTTACCTTAAGCCCGGGGAAACATCAAGTATGGATAACAGCCTATAAACAGGGCGTACCCTATTCAGCGGCAATTACCATTGAACTATAG
- a CDS encoding MBL fold metallo-hydrolase — translation MKLTVLGSGTSHGIPVIGCSCPVCSSTDPRDKRMRASLFIQGDRGEQVIIDTGPEFRLQALRAGISALDAVFLTHAHADHVHGLDDVRPLSYEREIPIYGNSQTMKEIEERFIYAFINTQRGGGKPRISLNPVSSPVRIGALTLTPVPVKHGTLDILGWMIQEAGTLGPGEKSPFAVYLTDTSAIPAESLDLIQGTEILIIDGLRERVHETHFSFEQALDAARAIGAHQTYLTHICHSHSHEEIEEYCNRYQETHSLGAQFIAPGFDGLELLLP, via the coding sequence ATGAAGCTTACGGTCCTCGGTTCCGGCACCTCCCATGGTATACCCGTCATCGGCTGTTCCTGCCCGGTTTGCAGCTCCACAGATCCCCGGGACAAGCGTATGCGGGCATCCCTGTTCATTCAGGGGGACCGAGGAGAGCAGGTGATCATCGACACGGGGCCGGAATTCCGACTCCAGGCCCTGAGGGCGGGGATCAGCGCCTTGGACGCGGTGTTCCTGACCCATGCCCACGCGGATCATGTCCACGGGCTGGATGATGTGCGGCCCCTGAGTTATGAACGGGAAATCCCAATTTACGGGAACTCCCAGACCATGAAAGAAATTGAGGAGCGTTTCATCTACGCCTTCATCAATACCCAGCGGGGAGGCGGAAAACCCCGGATAAGCCTGAACCCGGTGAGCAGTCCGGTACGCATAGGTGCCCTTACCCTGACCCCGGTTCCGGTTAAGCACGGAACCCTGGACATCCTGGGCTGGATGATACAGGAAGCTGGAACCCTTGGTCCCGGGGAGAAAAGCCCCTTCGCGGTGTACCTCACCGATACCAGCGCCATCCCCGCCGAATCCCTGGATCTGATACAGGGGACGGAGATTCTTATCATTGACGGGCTGCGGGAACGGGTCCACGAAACCCACTTCAGTTTTGAGCAGGCCCTGGATGCTGCAAGGGCAATAGGCGCCCACCAGACTTACCTTACCCATATCTGTCACAGCCATTCACATGAAGAAATCGAGGAATACTGCAATCGTTACCAGGAAACACACAGCCTGGGGGCACAGTTTATTGCCCCCGGCTTCGACGGGCTGGAGCTTTTGCTCCCCTAG
- a CDS encoding NAD+ synthase, with product MRISIAQINSTIGDFSGNREKILGFTKKALEEHSDLILFPELAVCGYPPMDLLDQDSFVEMNIRSIHILQRELPPGIAVGIGYVNRNPYAGGKSLVNEYGVLLDGKIAFSQLKTLLPTYDVFDEARNFEPCREWSAFEYKGERIGIAICEDVWRETSIPGTHYIRDPVGELLDQGISLLCVPSASPYMAGKLKVRQALAERIAIRGNIPFVYINSVGANDSILFDGRSFIIAPTKDASRDASRRNYPVQVLAKGFEEDLVSWETGTSLQNQMPDLTGDDPFKVGLTRYELDMLEEALVMGIRDYMDKCGFKRAHLGLSGGIDSALVAYLGVRAAGKDNIACFSMPSRYSSQGSKDDAKELAENLGCRYEVLPIETVFTSFLGTLEGVFEKRPFDIAEENLQARIRGTLMMAFSNKFDSMLLTTGNKSELAMGYCTLYGDTNGSVGPIGDLFKTEVFALCKRINERSLEAGGKPIIPEAIIDKPPSAELRPNQKDQDSLPPYEVLDEILKLYLFQNLSKDEIVKRGWDEELAGRIIGAVAKAEFKRRQAPPVLKVSPRAFGMGRRMPIARRVYEIGEGN from the coding sequence ATGCGTATATCAATAGCTCAAATCAATTCTACCATCGGGGACTTTTCCGGCAACCGGGAAAAAATCCTAGGCTTTACAAAAAAAGCTCTGGAGGAACATTCGGACCTGATCCTGTTTCCGGAGTTGGCGGTTTGCGGGTACCCCCCCATGGATCTCCTGGATCAGGACAGTTTTGTGGAAATGAACATCCGTTCCATCCATATACTTCAGCGGGAGCTGCCCCCTGGCATAGCCGTGGGGATAGGCTATGTGAACCGGAATCCCTATGCCGGGGGCAAGTCCCTGGTCAATGAATACGGGGTGCTGCTGGACGGGAAAATAGCCTTTAGCCAGCTCAAGACCCTGCTCCCCACCTACGACGTGTTTGACGAGGCACGGAATTTTGAGCCCTGTCGGGAATGGTCCGCCTTTGAGTACAAAGGGGAGCGAATCGGCATTGCCATTTGCGAGGATGTGTGGCGGGAAACCAGTATCCCGGGGACCCACTATATCCGGGACCCCGTGGGGGAACTGCTGGACCAGGGCATCAGCCTGCTCTGCGTCCCCTCGGCCTCCCCCTACATGGCGGGAAAACTGAAGGTCCGCCAGGCCCTGGCTGAACGGATCGCCATCCGGGGCAATATCCCCTTTGTCTACATTAACTCCGTAGGGGCCAACGACTCCATCCTCTTTGACGGCCGCTCCTTCATCATAGCCCCCACGAAAGATGCCTCCAGGGATGCCTCCCGGAGAAACTACCCAGTGCAGGTCCTGGCCAAAGGCTTTGAGGAAGACCTGGTAAGCTGGGAAACCGGCACCTCCCTGCAAAACCAAATGCCCGATTTAACCGGGGATGACCCCTTCAAGGTGGGCCTTACCCGGTACGAACTGGACATGCTGGAGGAAGCCCTTGTAATGGGCATCCGGGATTACATGGACAAGTGCGGCTTCAAGCGGGCTCACCTGGGGCTTTCAGGGGGCATAGACTCCGCCCTGGTAGCCTACCTGGGGGTCAGGGCAGCGGGCAAGGACAATATCGCCTGTTTCAGCATGCCCTCCCGGTATTCCTCCCAGGGTTCCAAGGACGACGCCAAGGAGCTGGCGGAAAACCTGGGCTGCCGCTACGAAGTTCTCCCCATAGAAACGGTGTTCACCAGTTTTCTTGGCACCTTGGAGGGGGTTTTTGAAAAACGCCCCTTTGATATCGCCGAAGAAAACCTCCAGGCCCGTATCCGGGGTACCCTGATGATGGCCTTTTCCAACAAATTCGATTCCATGCTCCTCACCACGGGCAATAAAAGCGAGCTTGCCATGGGCTACTGCACCCTCTACGGGGACACCAACGGTTCCGTAGGCCCCATCGGCGACCTTTTCAAGACCGAGGTCTTTGCCCTCTGCAAGCGCATCAACGAGCGGTCCCTTGAGGCGGGAGGCAAGCCCATCATCCCCGAGGCGATCATCGACAAGCCCCCCTCAGCGGAACTGCGGCCCAACCAAAAGGACCAGGACAGCCTCCCCCCCTACGAAGTGCTGGACGAGATCCTCAAGCTCTACCTGTTCCAGAACCTCTCCAAGGACGAGATCGTCAAGCGGGGCTGGGATGAGGAACTGGCAGGCCGGATCATCGGCGCCGTGGCCAAGGCGGAGTTCAAGCGCCGCCAGGCCCCGCCGGTACTCAAGGTAAGCCCCCGGGCCTTCGGCATGGGACGGCGTATGCCCATTGCGCGGCGGGTATACGAGATTGGGGAGGGGAACTGA
- a CDS encoding nuclease translates to MKPNTAHPTGLFLITVFFISTLYMGCNNPIQGTYNSPGPDKGIVLVNIGANQRTLMPIALETYKFIFVSAGKADVIAYANGTSLQIELETGAWDLTVVGLAEGAPDEEEPLLRGEKTRINVTAGGISAVTINLTPQILEGEGTLQYTISFPDTVTEASLKLSPLTNKASDPPIDPINLLSGANSSEGFYTIEGTQDFATGYYYLTIDLYDGAIGASGWTTKTEVVHIYKDRKTSTGDEYNFTGDDFTSTEAASVNDDRSLKDVLNYIRAAGGTDFTIIMKKDESGFEPYDLDYSFAGTSKRITIRGNGNTITLADEPHDGAIFSLSTPNITLILKNIILEGRGTEKDNNQALIYISNGNLIVENGIITGNKNCGGSGGGVRVGGGTFLLRGGQISGNTASTVSGPSCGGGVYVDSSGSFIMQGGQISGNTASANTGLSYGGGLYVASSNGFILRGGQISDNTTSAVSGPSSGGGVYVANGNFSMQGGQINGNKVSSDLADSHGGGVYVANGSFVIVNGIISENEIVSSSTTSSGGGVHVGSAFSMQGGQISDNIISADTNTFGGGVFVGNGSFAIVDGIISGNTASANTGSSDGGGVYVANGNFNMPGGQINKNEASSTSGQSRGGGVFVDSSGEFTMRGGEISGNEASSNSNTSDGGGVYVQGGIFIIQGGEINTNKASSTASPAFGGGVYVGSGEFTMRGGQINGNTASSSGSTSHGGGVYLESGDFTIHSGKINTNNALAYSSSSSGGGVHVGFTGDFTMLNGEISGNQALADSGPLGGGVFVNGGAFRMEDGIISGNTVSANSNSSGGGVYANSFAESITMQGGEISDNTVRANSGYSNGGGIFVISSSDFTMLGGQINGNTASADSGNSYGGGVYTNSNTPFNMVYGIINGNTASFGGGVHLDYNSTFAMQNGVISGNSASHRGGGVSSLSGTFTMQDGQIKSNTAPIGSGVYVSAYATFIMKDARIDFSNAVCLDFDSAIPAYFSSITTRDFTDIDPIAVIDLAVYPEADYHYWENKEILKQVPGYGEIPNDRFILGNFVSAYPDYTKTPIVEYKIHTDGTLVTE, encoded by the coding sequence ATGAAACCGAATACAGCGCACCCAACAGGATTATTCCTTATCACAGTCTTTTTTATAAGCACTCTCTACATGGGCTGTAACAACCCCATACAGGGAACATACAACAGCCCCGGGCCTGACAAGGGGATAGTGCTGGTAAACATCGGCGCTAACCAGCGCACCTTAATGCCCATTGCCCTGGAGACTTACAAATTTATCTTTGTGTCTGCGGGGAAGGCGGATGTTATTGCGTATGCCAATGGCACGTCCCTGCAGATTGAACTGGAGACCGGCGCCTGGGACCTTACGGTAGTTGGGCTGGCGGAAGGGGCACCTGACGAGGAAGAACCATTGCTCCGGGGTGAAAAAACTCGTATTAATGTAACTGCGGGCGGTATAAGCGCTGTAACAATAAACCTAACGCCCCAGATCCTTGAAGGAGAGGGGACTTTACAGTATACAATTAGTTTTCCGGATACCGTAACTGAGGCATCACTGAAACTTTCCCCACTGACAAACAAGGCTAGTGATCCACCTATTGATCCGATTAATTTATTATCCGGCGCCAATTCTTCCGAGGGTTTTTATACAATAGAAGGAACCCAGGATTTTGCCACAGGGTATTACTATCTAACCATTGACCTCTATGACGGCGCTATCGGGGCCTCAGGCTGGACCACAAAAACTGAGGTGGTACATATTTACAAGGACCGGAAAACAAGCACTGGGGATGAGTATAATTTTACCGGGGATGATTTTACCTCAACCGAAGCCGCTAGCGTGAATGACGACAGAAGTCTTAAAGATGTGTTAAATTACATTAGGGCAGCCGGTGGTACGGATTTTACGATAATTATGAAGAAGGACGAATCGGGATTTGAACCTTACGACCTGGATTATTCTTTTGCAGGTACAAGTAAGCGTATAACCATACGGGGGAACGGGAATACCATAACCCTTGCGGATGAGCCCCATGATGGTGCAATCTTTTCCTTAAGTACTCCCAACATTACACTGATTTTAAAAAATATTATCCTTGAAGGCCGGGGGACAGAAAAAGATAATAACCAGGCCCTCATTTACATTTCCAACGGTAATCTTATTGTGGAAAATGGAATTATTACGGGTAATAAAAACTGCGGCGGGAGTGGCGGCGGCGTACGTGTAGGCGGCGGAACCTTTCTTCTGCGGGGCGGGCAAATCAGCGGCAATACAGCCTCCACCGTTTCAGGCCCTTCCTGTGGCGGCGGGGTGTATGTAGATAGCAGCGGCAGTTTCATCATGCAAGGTGGGCAAATCAGCGGCAATACAGCCTCCGCCAATACAGGTCTTTCCTATGGTGGTGGGCTGTATGTAGCTAGCAGCAATGGTTTCATCCTGCGGGGTGGGCAAATCAGCGACAACACAACCTCCGCCGTTTCAGGCCCTTCCTCTGGCGGCGGGGTATATGTAGCCAACGGCAACTTCTCCATGCAGGGCGGACAAATCAATGGTAACAAAGTCTCCTCCGATTTAGCTGATTCTCACGGTGGCGGGGTATATGTAGCCAACGGATCCTTTGTCATAGTCAATGGCATAATCAGTGAAAACGAAATCGTCAGTTCAAGTACTACTTCTTCCGGCGGCGGAGTGCATGTAGGTAGCGCTTTCTCCATGCAGGGCGGACAAATCAGCGACAACATAATCTCCGCCGATACAAATACCTTCGGTGGCGGAGTATTCGTAGGCAACGGATCCTTTGCCATAGTCGATGGCATAATCAGTGGCAACACAGCCTCCGCCAATACAGGTTCTTCCGACGGCGGCGGGGTGTATGTAGCCAACGGTAATTTCAATATGCCGGGTGGACAAATCAATAAAAACGAAGCCTCCTCCACTTCAGGTCAGTCCCGCGGCGGTGGGGTATTTGTAGATAGCTCCGGTGAGTTCACTATGCGGGGCGGAGAGATCAGTGGCAACGAAGCCTCCTCCAATTCAAATACTTCCGACGGCGGGGGGGTGTATGTACAAGGCGGCATTTTTATCATACAGGGCGGAGAGATCAATACCAACAAAGCCTCCTCCACCGCCAGTCCAGCCTTCGGCGGTGGGGTATATGTAGGTAGCGGTGAGTTCACCATGCGAGGCGGACAGATCAATGGAAACACAGCTTCCAGTTCAGGAAGTACTTCCCACGGTGGTGGAGTATATTTAGAAAGCGGTGATTTCACTATACATAGTGGAAAGATCAATACTAACAATGCCTTGGCATATTCAAGTTCTTCCTCCGGCGGCGGGGTGCATGTAGGTTTCACCGGTGATTTCACCATGCTGAACGGGGAAATCAGCGGCAACCAAGCCTTGGCCGATTCAGGCCCCCTCGGCGGAGGGGTATTCGTAAACGGCGGAGCCTTTCGTATGGAAGATGGAATAATCAGCGGCAATACAGTCTCCGCCAATTCAAATTCCTCCGGTGGCGGAGTATATGCAAATTCTTTCGCGGAAAGTATTACTATGCAGGGTGGGGAAATCAGCGACAATACAGTTCGCGCAAATTCAGGTTATTCCAACGGTGGCGGAATATTTGTAATATCTTCCTCTGATTTCACCATGCTGGGCGGACAAATCAATGGCAACACAGCCTCCGCTGATTCAGGCAATTCCTATGGCGGCGGGGTGTATACAAATTCTAACACACCCTTCAACATGGTGTATGGAATAATCAACGGTAACACAGCATCCTTCGGCGGCGGGGTGCATCTAGACTACAACAGCACTTTCGCCATGCAAAATGGAGTAATCAGCGGCAACAGTGCGTCCCATCGCGGCGGCGGGGTGTCTTCATTATCCGGAACTTTCACTATGCAGGACGGGCAAATTAAAAGCAACACGGCGCCCATCGGTAGCGGAGTGTATGTTTCGGCCTACGCAACCTTCATCATGAAAGATGCGCGGATCGATTTTTCTAATGCAGTTTGTTTAGATTTCGACAGTGCAATTCCTGCCTACTTCTCAAGTATTACTACAAGGGACTTCACCGACATCGATCCTATTGCCGTGATTGATCTTGCTGTGTATCCCGAGGCTGATTATCATTATTGGGAAAATAAAGAAATACTGAAACAAGTCCCAGGATACGGAGAGATTCCAAATGACCGGTTCATCCTGGGAAATTTTGTTTCAGCATACCCCGATTACACTAAGACACCCATTGTAGAATACAAAATACATACCGATGGAACACTGGTAACGGAATAG